AGTGTTCCAACCTTGGAGCTTATAGCACTTCGCAACCGACAGTTTACTTTCACGCTCACACGATTTGCTTGCCTATGCAATTCTATCTACAAGTCATATTCGTCTTCGGAAACTGCAATGGAATTTTCTGCTactaagtcaacatacccacttcctggccccccccccttcctggcccccccagccccaccaagctacaccaaaaGGTGCTACTTTTTACTACACCCTTAATTAATTACCTAAAAAGACTATAATAAAAAGAAAactatatataagtagatATTTAAGTATAGTTTATagaaatatataaattaagtagtatagtatacttactacttagaaatagtagtattagtaaaagtataaagttttatatagtattttctactaaagtattaactactatatatactattataaattatatagaatttatattatttaaaataatatttatataaacTATATATAGAAAGTAAGCTATCTTTATAGctttataatagtagtaatagtaaagTTATTCTATAATAGAGATCTTACTAGTAAAAgtttactattataaaatacttattatagactaaaactattattaatatatataataagctTTATTAAGTTAATATAGTAACTATAGTCTACCTTAAATCTATATAGTAAAGTAAAAGTAGaatttatactactatactaaaataatagtataataagtaatagtagtaaattatatagaaaatCTAACTTTTatttttatagtactatttcAAGCTTATCttactattaatttattctttttatttttttatttataatttaagttaagatctttaaaataatattttttttatttttgtaGCTCTTTTAGGCAATTAATTAAGGGTATACTAAAAAGTAGTACCttttggtgtagcttggtggggctgggggggccaggaaggggggggggccaggaagtgggtatgttgacttagtTGAGGGGGCGCTATCGCtcttgctgttgttgttattTTCACCTTGACTGCCATTGACAGAACTATTGTTGACTATACAAGCTGCTAATCTAGTTGTGAACGTCgagaagggaaggggttCCGCGTCAAGCGGGAGGTTATTGCCTCAAATCTGTATCTTCGTCTTCTTAGTGTTCACGATTTGTATAGACAGATGCCTGAATTGATAATCTAAGCACCCCTGTCAGCAATGTACTAAAAGCTCCCTGGAAAAAAAGAACCCCCCAAGACGACGGGATTTCCTAAACATAAGGATTGGACATGAAGCTGAGTGTCAAAGACCCGTGGGAACTTGGTACTCGAAACGGTATCCTACCATGACGAGTTCCGATGGCAACTATATGGTGTGAAGTTAGATTGGAGCATAGTCTAAAGATGGAAGATAATGCAACTCGCCGTTCAGGATTTCCTTCGCCTCGTTTCGAGACGAGTCAGTTCTGCACCAGACGCAGACATCGTGGCATACCGAAGCCTCCTGAAGCATTTTCCCACCGTCGGCATGCGTTTCTTGTGCATCGAGAAAGAGGCAGTGCAACCCGACCTTGGGGCACTGCCGCGAGAGCAGCGTTGACAACAACCGTCGTAGTGGAAGGCACCGTGCTGTCGGAGGAGGCCATGGAGGCCATGGAGGCCGTGGCAATGGTAGTTAAAGCTTTGCGAGATTCATAAGGAATCGCCTGCCGCCGGAATGTCTACTTTGCACAATGAACTCGTTTTTATTTTTTCTCCAAACAGCTTCCACAACAGGCTGGATGCGCCCGAGAACAGGCAGGAGTATCGTGACGACGGGCCAGGAGCCAAAGCGTGAGAAGGGTGTTGATACACAGATGGACATACGCCACTAGCTCAAGCATCGTCCATACGATAGACTCGCTGCCTCTCACTGGTCTTGATGATGACTACTCCTTGTGTATCACCCTCCTTATTGAGACTGCATCCTTTGGGCACACTGGAAATTTCACTGGTGAGCCGTTCCGGCCTCAAGGTGTAGGATAGAAGACCTCTCCAACACTCACTACCTCACAACGGCATAGGGAAACATGCATCTAAGCCTGTCAGGTTTGCTGCTTACATTGTTTGCTGTGACTGATGATCGTGTCAATAGGAGTACAGGGTCTTAAAAGCATACTTCGTTTCGAGGAACACGTTGACTGTAGGCAGTTGTTGTGACCTCTGAACGGGGTTTATCTGAACAGATAGTTTAGCTGACGAAACAATCAACTTTGGGTTTGTTTAACTGTTAGTTTGCCTTGCAATCCGAAGTGAGTCTGTTACTGGAGGCAATGGACCAACCAGCTCTGCCGATAGATACTAGTGTGTGTTGACCCGTGGTCGAGAACTTTGCTTGTGTTGAGAAACCGGATGATGAATGAAATTGGAAGGGGAGTGAGCTTCCCTTCGTGAAGGCGTGTGAAACCCTCGGGTGTCAGATCCAGAACTGCTGGTTTTCATGCTCGGTGACTTGTGGCCATGTGTGGAGCACCAACGTACGGGGGAAATGGAAAGTCGTTGTCAAGACGTGTGCAGCACGTAGACAGACATCAACGAGTGTAGAATGCCGGCCTGGCAGTCACAAGCTGGCGCGACTCGAAGAAGGGCAGGATTGTTTAGCGCGCTGTCGCGGTAACACCAAAAGTCAGGTTCATCCCATGCCCACAACAAGGTTCAGAGGTCGCGGGGGTTTGCGGGTTTGGAACTACAGAGTACACGTGTCGGCACAGCCCGGcagagtgagtgagtgaggttCCCTTCAGCTGGACAAGCTGGGACGGTGCCCATGCGAGCGTGTTGGGATCCTAGGGTGTTTGAGCCGAGAGTCATGGAACATGCATGAGGTTGTAATGCGGCTTGGAGTCTACGTAGGGGGCTCCACCTCGAGCGAGCGGCGTCCGGGTTTGCCGGGTTGCTTCCTCCAGAGACATCATTCGCAAAGAAGTCGAGCAGCGCGGGTGTGAAAACAAGCTAGACAAAGCACGCCGGGTGGCTCAAAATAGGCCTAAATATGCAGGTACGCGAGTGTTGATGGGGGCTCTCGCGGTTCGCACCCTGTAATGAATGGAGTCCTCTCTCGACGCCCTCCCTTGTCGAGGTCTGACGGGTGGAGAAATAGGGCACTTATCTACTGTGTAGGGTAGGTAGCGTAGGCAGGCATCTGTATCTGTAGCGacaaaaggaaaagggagcGATTCCGATTGCGATCGGTCAGCCCCCAAGGAGCGGGACGGGCAGCTGCtgcgagggggggggctgttGTTGCATGTCACTCGCTGGTCGCTATTGATGTTTCTATGTTTGGAAACATGAGAATGATTGACATTGTGGCTGAGCAggcgagcagcagcgagCTGGGGCAAGATAGCCGAGTGGAGGGCGGCATCTGGTCGAGATTGGGCACCCACCGGTTGCCAATTGTTGTGGATGTTTTGTAATAGGAGGTATTTGCGTCGGTTGTCAGAAGGGGCTATATGAGTGGTATTGAAAGTGAGTGTGAAATCCACGCGAGCGAGTGCAATGAGTTGCGAGAAGGGATTGCCACGAGGAAGCAGGACGAGtggtgagatgagatgggaaACGGAGGGGCGGGAAGGGCAGGACGCAATGGTGGGGGATGCCTGTGGCTACCTATGTCCCCATAGGCAGCCtgggtaggtacctactgAGGCGTCTAGTCCGGTGTCGCGACTGCGCTGCTGCTAACCCAATGCCACTGCCATCGTCCGTTTCGTTGCTGCCCCGGGAGCCGGGAGACGACAGAAAAAAGAAGGGACGATGAAGGAAGATGAGATGAGCAGGCGGGCaggaaaggaaggaaaaaaggcAGGAAGGACGGGCCATCGCTGGTATGTCCTACCTGCCGTTTTCCTTCCATTGTTGCCTTTCTCCTTCCCTCTTactcctctcccccctcgcctcttccccctctgaCTCTTGATCCTTTGGACGCTGTGAACCGTTGTTGGCTTCGTTTCCGACCCTGATCCTCAATACTCGTCCTTCGCCATCGCTAACACGGACCCGGGCGCCACCACAGCCCTCTGCCTCACTCGAACCCCAGCTCGACCGCCGTCATCTCTGCCCCGAATACCTTGAAGACCCCATGCCCCAATAGACGGTTGATATACGTATGATATAGGTAATCAAACAAGAGATGGTCAACTATAAATCGGCGTCGTACGCGCGGCTTGGCCAGGGACTTGCGCCGCCAGATTCCGCTCGCGGCCTACCTTGCAACGGTAACGgtgacggcaacggcagcggTAGCGGCACAAGAAGCGCCGGTAACAGTGGAACTGCTGCTTCATTGGGACCGCATTCCATTTCCGAGAACCAAGGAGCCGATCAGGGTCGTCCTCAGGAACCAGCGCCTGGTGAGTGGAATCTCTCGTTTTGCATCATGTCCATCCCCCTAGTCCCCAAAAGTCCATCCCTCCTCCGGATCCCTTTCGTGGAGATCACCTCATTTCATCAAGCCGGTGGACCCCCAAATCAGAATTattgccgctgctgctgttgctgctgttgctgctgctgctgctgctgctgctagTGCTGCTAGTGCTgccttcgccgcccgcgTTTATCTTCAGGGTCTCGACTGCAAGCCTTGGCCGTGGCATGTGGGAAGCGAAATATGTACATCCAAGCGCGCAGGGGGCTGTCTCGCCAGACACGCTGAATGGGCTCATGCCACCCCTTTGGAGGTTGACTAGGCCTGGGGGCTGCTGTGCCTCCAACCTTTCTCCCTCGCTCCGTTTTCGACGATTGCTGCCACCGACTTGTTGCCCATACGTGCAGGGCGAAATGGGCGACCGTACAGGTTTGTATGGAAAAGAAATACGCCTTGAACGCTTACATACTCAACTTCGTCTTACATGCCTCATCCTGGTCCCCCCGCCTCTCGACTACCCTTCGGCACCTAATCCTCAAGACCAACCCGCCCCACCTTGCACCGCCCACCATCAAAGTGCAGACGAAGATGTACTGCACTACTCAGTCCTCCTCGGCTTTGAGTCCGCAGCAAACCTGCAGCGCCGTCAGCATCAACTCAGCACCCACGCCAATAAAGCCTTGTTGCCCAGCTCGTCAGCTGGGCTGCAGTGAGCTAGCGCCGGTGCTGCGGCTTAGGGGGGTGGTGGAGCAGTATCTCCCACAGCGAGACCAACGACCCCTCCTTCTCTATAACTTCCCTGGCCAGTCTCGCTTgggcgagagagaagagaggggaggggactTCCCCCCTCAACTGCTGTTCCAAAGAGAGAAATGCACCTCTGGCACCTGGCACACCCCATCTGGAGCTGTTCCCATGTTTCACTAGCCGGCTCAGGCACCCtcgaaaaagaaagaaaaaggggacGGGCAACTTCTTCTGCACGCTAAAAAGAAAGGGTCCGCCGTCGAGAACCAGATGCGCTGAGCTTCGGCCTGGTCTCTCCACCCCGCTTCCGGCCGCTCTCACTCCTCGCATCTCGGATTCGAGACTGAAAGCAAGCGAAAGCCAGTGAAAACAGAGCCAGTACGGATAATAGCCAAGGACGAAGCCCAATACTGGGAATCCCCAAGTCCTTTCCGACTTCAGTCGTGCCATTTCTTCTTCGTTTTTTTTATTGCCCCCTTTCTGCGCCTCACACTCCCCACTCACGACAGGACTCGTTGTCCTTGCTTGGGTTGTTCCAAACAGACAAGTCCGATaacgagcagcagcagcagcagctccttTCAGCGGCCCCAGACGGTGGCCAGCGCCCTGTCAGCAACAGGCAAAGCAATTCTAATATAGCACCGCACActccccccaaaaaaaacgccgacggcggctccAACCTAAACGTCATTCAACTCAACCCCCGCTGACTGATTACCTCCTATTTATGCAGCTGCACCTCAGCCCAAAATCACAACTGACGAGATGCCACAATTCGGCGCAACATTCGTTCCTGGAGGGTTCGACGACTATTACATGCCCGAGGTCGTTGCACCTTCGCCTCAGCGGTACGCGTATTCCCTCATTTTAATCTCGGCGGATCATTCATGGGTCcctcctttcccccttcgCTGGAACTGGAGATGGGGCCGTTTTTTGGCGCCCATCCTGTCTTTGTtctgccctccccccccagcCGGGACAGCTTTTGCTGACTGCGCGTTTTGTCCAGTGTGACGCCCCAAGTCCCCCAGAACATGCAAAACGACCTTCAGCGTATGGAACTTGAAGCCCGCGAAGTCGATCCGAACCGAACCTCGTCCAGCATCACCAACCGCCACGGCCGAGAGCCGTCGCTATCCTCGGTCCTCAAGCCCCCCGTCCCTGGCGCGCCGACTTTGCCACCGAAAGGACACGCCGACCCGCCAACCGGTGCACCCTCATCCGACTCCTACACAGCCTTCCACGAGAACAGCGCGAGCGGCAATCACCACAAGATGCGGCCCAGCGCGGCGCCCTCgttctctcccttccccaaAGTCAAGGGCGACAACATACCCCCGACcgacgaggaaaaggaggagatCCTGTGGAACGCCCGCGAACATGTCCTGCACTCTAACAACGTCTCCATGCAGCTGTCGTGGGCCCGCGACACCTTGGCCTGGGCCGAGATCGTCATGGAGGCAAGAGCCAGAGACCCTGACAGCGGCCGCCAGACACCAAAGGTCGAGCACGAGTTgcgcgccgacgccatcaacaTCGTCAACTACCTCGTGGGCCAAGAGCATCCCGAGGCACTCTTTATGAAGGCAAAATGGCTCGAGTTTGGCAAGTTTGGCTGCCGGCCAGACAAGCGAGATGCGTACACAAAGTACCAGCGCGCTGCTGAGCTAGGCTACGCGCGTGCTGAGTACCGCCTGGGCATGCTCTTTGAGAACTCGAACGATTACAACAAGGCTGTTGAGCACTACTACCTTGGTGTGCGACTCAAGGACTCGGCGGCTATGTACCGCCTGGGTATGATGAATCTCCTCGGTCAACACGGCCATCCGAAAGACTACCAGCGTGGTCTGGACCTTATTAGGGAAGCCGCAGACCTTTCGGACGAGGATGCGCCCCAGGGCTCCTATGTGTACGGAATGCTCCTTGCCAAGGACCTTCCCGACATTGACGTCCCCGAAGCACTACTGCCCGCCGACTTGACGCTGGCCAAGATGTACATTGAGAAGGCTGCCTACCTTGGATTTGCCAAGGCTCAGTTGAAGATTGGCCAAGCTTACGAGCTCTGTCAGCTTGGGTGCGACTTCAACCCTGCTTACTCACTCCACTActacggcctcgccgcccagcaaGGCCAGCCCGAGGCATCGCTTGGTGTCAGTCGATGGTTTCTGTTCGGATACGAGGGTATTTTCAATAAGAACGAGCAGCTTGCGTTCAAGTACGCTCAGGATGCGGCCAACGCAAAGTTGCCGACGGGCGAGTTCGCAATGGGCTACTACTACGAGATTGGCGTATACGTACCTAAGGACTTGCGTCAAGCCCGGTTCTGGTACGAGGCTGCCGCTGACCACGGCAACAAGGATGCCAGAGGCCGACTTGATGCTTTGGATCACGAGAAGAGCCTAACCAAGGCCGACCACGAGACTACAACACTCACGAGAATCAAGTCGCAGCATGGGTCCCAGCGTGGCAGGCGACCCGACCGCTTCAAGGCGCAGCCAACCACAATGGCCACTGTTTCGGAGAGCGCGCCGGTCACTCCCACCGACACACACCCCGGATATCCGGGTGGTTCGGCCAGAACGTCACCTCACCCGTCTCCGAGAGCACACCCCTCGCCCGGGCAAGACCACGTTGACTATCCCGACCCGGCCCGGCCCAATAGTATGGGCAACAGGCCATCCGCGTTCACTGTCAACCTTGATTCCAACTTGGCAATCCGCCCCAAGTCGGCCGCTCCTTACCCTGAAGACGACCGGCCCGCGCCGCTTAACCTCAGCAGACCGAAGTCGACGGCCCCTTACCCTGATGACGACCTCCATGGTCGGGGCCCAGGGCCTCAGTTGTCTCCCCACTATAACACTGGTGGCCGCCCTCCCGCCGGCCCCCACTCGGATCGACCCGGAAGCGCTTTTGGGATCCGCACCGGGCCTGGCGGCCCTCCGGGACCCCCAGGCAACGTTCGTGCTTCGCAGTCGATGGGCAACATGATCCCCCCCGCCGGCTCAGACCCGCGCGCTCGTGTGCCAGTCGGACCGCCTTCCGGATATcgccagcccagcccaggACCGGCAGCCCGACCGTCCACGACACAGCCGTACCCCATGTCAGGCGGCCTTCCTCCCAACCCTGCCACAAACAGGCTTACCAAGCAGAACCCGTACGCCAATCCTCAACCCTCGCCGCCATTCCAGCAAGGGAACTACGGACCGGGCGATTATGGCCAGCCTGCACCGTTGCCGTCGCAGCCTGGAGGGTTTGGCCCGAGGACATCATCTATCCCACCCGAGCAGCACGGAGGGTACGGTAGAGGCGGTGGAGCGGTACCTCAGCGCATCGACTCGATGCCGCTTAGCCCTTCTGGCCAGTCGCGTCCTCCCCAAGCTGGCACCGGGCCGGCTGGTGCGCCAAGGCCTTTTCCAAACCGGCCAGACCTTGCGGAGCAGCCCGGTCGCACGGGCAGTGCGCCACCGTCATCGCAGCCGCGACCCCAGCAGAAGCCTAGCCCTGCTCCCAGCGCCCAAACGGTGCCTCCTCCGAAGAAACAAGCGGCAGGCCAAGGACCTTCGACGTTCGAGGAGATGGGGATTcccaagggcaaggatgATTCGGACTGCGTGAGTACATCTGTTTCGCCACTGGTGGAATCCTTACTGACAAAGTGCGTAGATCGTGATGTAAATTTTCCTCAGATACCAATTTCACTTGATGACATGATGCTTTCCAGCTTTGTTACCGCGATGGCTGGAGCGTTACATGTAGATAGACATCCAGTTGGGCCCATAGGACGGCCAGGCGGGGAATACACCAGTACCCGCGCAACAATTGAGTCATTTTGAGCACAGGGCACAGGACCGTGAGTGAAGCCTCGAACGTGTGTGTCTGGTCCTATATGTTTGATCCGGACATTACTTGGAGCCAGCTTCTGCGGCAGCATACTGCCCAGCCAGTGGCGCGATGCAATCTCGCAGGCTTGTCCAGCCCTTGCCGCCCTGTAGACGCCTCATCAGCTCGGTGGCCCTCTCGTTGGCAACAATGCCCTTGTCGGAGGCGAGGTCAGGCAGGTCGTCAGGGAAGCTCCGGTCGGGCTGCACCTCGCGgaagacggcgagaaggtcgTTGATGTTGAAGCGATCGGCGTAGGCGATGAGACGCTCGGACTGGACATCAGGGAAAAGGAGGGCTGCGATGTGGATTCTGGCaatgtcgacgacgtcgcagAACCATTCTTCGCTGTGTCAGCTGGAAAAACTCCTAGGGAAAAAAGTCTGCCAAAGTTCTTTAAACAGCAAGGGGAAATGTGGGGATGTGTGGCATGTGGTAAGGAAGGGTGGTAGGGATCAGGATGGCTTACGAGCCGGGAACATGGCGGCGAACTCGGGCGTCAACTTCCCGTCCCAGAGGTTCTtcaggacgccgacgacggttGGGAAGCCTTGGTGTccggggaggaggacctTGCCTAAGGCGGCGTTGGGGACGACTATAACGAAGTTGGTCAGCGCTTGTTATCACAATGACGATATTCCTCCAACGGAACGAAAGGTTAGAACGAAAGCGGCAGAGAAGAGCAAGAGCTTATGCGAGCcaaaaggggggaagggacATATGTGAAACCAAGcaccaggggggggggttccctACTTGAATTCAACACAAATCCGGGCTTATTCTCGCGATACCACCTCCAGAGCTCCAACTCAGCCTTGGTCTTGGCGGCCGAGTAGGCGATGTAGCCGCCGGCCATGCCGCCGGGGCCCTTTCCGGAATACGCgatctcgacggcctggtgGTTGTACGTGTCGGGGTCGACGGTATAGGGCACGCCGGGCCTgggcatggcggcggcgccggaggaggaggtgtAGACGAAGCGTCTGATGGTGGGGgagcgggcggcggagcgGAGGACAGAGAGGGTCGCGGACACGTTCTGGGGGACGGAGTGCGCGGGGTCCGGGGAGAGGGAAGTGATGGCGAGGGTGTGGATTATGCCGTCGGCACCTGCGGTCGTCGGTCAGCGTCCAGGTCCGGGTGAGCTGACTTACTGGCTTACTGGTCGTACAGAGAAGGGTGAgtgagaagaggaagggcGGGGGGACGAaccatcgacgacgtcgtcaaaCGCGCCGTCCTGAGTGatctcggcgacctcgtgGAGGGTGAAGCTCCCGACGCCATAGGTCTTGTCAAAGTGGTCGGCGAGCCAGCGGGTCTTGCTGGGGTCGCGGACGGTGCCGCGGACGAGGTAGCCGCgggcgaggagctggtcggcgatgtggctCGCGATGAAgccgttggcgccggtgATGACGATCCTCGAGCCGAGGGGCAGGGCCGGTGACGATTCACGGGGGGGGTCGGACATTGTTGCTTGCTGGTGGTATCGGACTGCTATGCTCGTCTGCTGACGGGGTGTCGTATTTCTTTCGGTaacgggagggagggaggaagaaagTGTGCGGCGGGGGATTCCATCGTGTGAGCCTGGGGGGAGGGTTGCAGGTTTGGAGGTCGTATTTATATCACCGGCCTTTTGGAAATGGAAAATGGAAAATGTCCGTTTGGAGGTGGATCGAAAGAAGGGTTGTCGATGTGAGATGCAATGTGCTCGTTTCGCGATGGCGAGCGAGTCTGACGCGGAGATGTTCTGGTTTGTCAGAAGGGACCATCCCACCGGGGCCGTCGCACGGCCGCGGGGGAGAGCTGATGTGAGCAGCCAGCCGATGGGAGATGGCATCCCGTCCGCCCGGTCTGCTTTCTCCTGCCTGTCAATGATCGGTTCCAGGTTTTGGAGGCATATATCTTCTCTCCATCTGTGCACGGGACTTTGCTCTGCCTCCACAAGCGAGCCGGCCGCGATACACGCTTGACGAGCGGGGACATATATCGGCTTCGCGTCACAGAAACGAGCGGCTTTCAGCTTCACACCACCCGCGTGGAAAGCAGTTATTACTTCTTTACTGCCAGCGGATGTTTTGCTCGTCACGCCTCAGTCGAGGCCGGGCTTCAGTTGAACAAGCAAGGCATGAGAGGAGACGAAGTAGGATTCACAAAAagacccccctccccccggaACTGGAgagggagacgaggaggCCAGTTCGGAGCCAATGGTTTGAAATGcgttgtctgtctgtctttcCGTTCGAATGAGGGTTGTTTGTTCTACTACACAGTTTTTGCCAGGACCGAAGGCTACGTTCCGTGTGATCTTACAACTGCCCAAAGCCTAGTCCATCCAAATGCCGGAATGCCAATCGGCCACATTCCAAACCTGCAACGTGTTCCGATCGACACCCGAGTATCCTgacttgttttttttttgtgttTTCTTTCCCCGTTTTCCTTAGCCACCTTCATCGACCCTTTTCCAGTCCGGGTATATCCATCCATTTGGGTATATCCGCTATTCGTCGTCCTGTATGAATGCGTCGCAGCCCTCGTCGTGTCATCAGTCATGTCGGACACCTTGACCCatgtcggcttcttctcaGCCGTCACACTCGTATACCGCTAGTCGTCTTTATACTTTCCATACTCCCCTTGGTTACTAGTattcgtctcgtctcgtgtCCGTCTGGTCGACACTCTCCCACATCTTCGAAATGTGTATGCCGGATCGAGTACAATGAGATACGGCCGCATACCAGAAACTCAGTGGTTCTTGCGTCGAGGCGGGGGAGTAGAATCGGCCATGGACGCGCAGGTTATGGTGTCAGCTGCCTTGTCGTTGTTCGAGGGTCTGCCGCGCTTCTTCCCTCCACGGTCGACCCTGGCCTTGAGCGCATCGTAATGCTCTTCGTACTGCTTCTGGAGCAACTCGAACTGTTCATCCACCTTCTTCATGACGGCTAGCTCGAAGGCAGTCTGCCTGCCGCTTTGAATGGTGTGCT
This sequence is a window from Colletotrichum higginsianum IMI 349063 chromosome 8, whole genome shotgun sequence. Protein-coding genes within it:
- a CDS encoding Aldehyde reductase II translates to MSDPPRESSPALPLGSRIVITGANGFIASHIADQLLARGYLVRGTVRDPSKTRWLADHFDKTYGVGSFTLHEVAEITQDGAFDDVVDGADGIIHTLAITSLSPDPAHSVPQNVSATLSVLRSAARSPTIRRFVYTSSSGAAAMPRPGVPYTVDPDTYNHQAVEIAYSGKGPGGMAGGYIAYSAAKTKAELELWRWYRENKPGFVLNSIVPNAALGKVLLPGHQGFPTVVGVLKNLWDGKLTPEFAAMFPAQWFCDVVDIARIHIAALLFPDVQSERLIAYADRFNINDLLAVFREVQPDRSFPDDLPDLASDKGIVANERATELMRRLQGGKGWTSLRDCIAPLAGQYAAAEAGSK
- a CDS encoding Chitin synthase activator, whose translation is MPQFGATFVPGGFDDYYMPEVVAPSPQRVTPQVPQNMQNDLQRMELEAREVDPNRTSSSITNRHGREPSLSSVLKPPVPGAPTLPPKGHADPPTGAPSSDSYTAFHENSASGNHHKMRPSAAPSFSPFPKVKGDNIPPTDEEKEEILWNAREHVLHSNNVSMQLSWARDTLAWAEIVMEARARDPDSGRQTPKVEHELRADAINIVNYLVGQEHPEALFMKAKWLEFGKFGCRPDKRDAYTKYQRAAELGYARAEYRLGMLFENSNDYNKAVEHYYLGVRLKDSAAMYRLGMMNLLGQHGHPKDYQRGLDLIREAADLSDEDAPQGSYVYGMLLAKDLPDIDVPEALLPADLTLAKMYIEKAAYLGFAKAQLKIGQAYELCQLGCDFNPAYSLHYYGLAAQQGQPEASLGVSRWFLFGYEGIFNKNEQLAFKYAQDAANAKLPTGEFAMGYYYEIGVYVPKDLRQARFWYEAAADHGNKDARGRLDALDHEKSLTKADHETTTLTRIKSQHGSQRGRRPDRFKAQPTTMATVSESAPVTPTDTHPGYPGGSARTSPHPSPRAHPSPGQDHVDYPDPARPNSMGNRPSAFTVNLDSNLAIRPKSAAPYPEDDRPAPLNLSRPKSTAPYPDDDLHGRGPGPQLSPHYNTGGRPPAGPHSDRPGSAFGIRTGPGGPPGPPGNVRASQSMGNMIPPAGSDPRARVPVGPPSGYRQPSPGPAARPSTTQPYPMSGGLPPNPATNRLTKQNPYANPQPSPPFQQGNYGPGDYGQPAPLPSQPGGFGPRTSSIPPEQHGGYGRGGGAVPQRIDSMPLSPSGQSRPPQAGTGPAGAPRPFPNRPDLAEQPGRTGSAPPSSQPRPQQKPSPAPSAQTVPPPKKQAAGQGPSTFEEMGIPKGKDDSDCIVM